cctcacTTTCtatgtctctctctttctcgctgtctctttctctctgtccctctctctttctctgtctctctctttccccaTCTCTCTCTTTTCCTCACTCTATCTCAATTCTGCTAACTCATCTATCCTGCCAGAACGCCCCATTCCAGAGTTTCTTCACCCTCACACGTGTAGTTAGTCATGGCCACATGTCCGTCAATATCAACCATTGACAACCCATCCAGACTGAGGTAGAGACTAAGGACTGTAGGTCACAGGTGGAGGACTGGGGGTAGGCTGAGGGGTGGGACAGCAGGGGTAGGTCTTGCGATGGTGGGGAGGATCACACAGTGGGTTTCTGAAGATGCTCTGCCTCGTCCAGGATCAATGCTAATATTATCTGCAagtgttcatttctttttttagtgtTTCCTGTCCCTCCACCTTGTCCCGTCAAACGTACATTTTATTTCAATGTCGCTTCAGATCATACACtgcctacattttaaataaccttTTGAGTTTTAATGTGTGTTTCATTGATTTTggtttgatttgtgttttgtgtttggcaCTGATCTGGGTGAAGAAGCGCTGTCAGCATTTGAAAGCATATGCATTAGTGAAAGGCATTTTGTTGAACAGGCTGAACGCATCTCTtgctattaaaatgtttttttttttatctttgtcaAACTAGAAATACCTCCAGAATCTCATTCCCTTGGTTTGCTGTAGATTTCAAAATGAATCAACAACTTCACAGCATTGCATTTCTTTTATCTGTAGTGAAACTGGCCTTGAACCCTTTCCCTCACTTTGAAAGGGGATTGTTTCCCTGTAGAAAATGAAGCGATAGTTTAGAGCTGCAGTAGCAGGGGAGCCTGCGTCTGCTCTATAAGGCTGTCAGGAGGGCGTTCCCTTCGGACGGCCCCACAGTTCTGTATAGTTTACTTGGCACTTGTATTTCTTGTTCAGTTCTGTGCTGCTTGGTATTCAGTCGTCTGGATTGGTTTTAGATGAGTTCACTGTAAACCCTTTAGCAGTTATATACTGGTTGTCAGAGTGGGGTCACGCCTCCTCTAAATAATTGGAATAAAAGGTCATACGGCTGGGAGGAGAAGGCCAAAAGGTAGAGTTCTCGTGTATCCGAGGGATTTATCGGATCAGTCTTGGGGAAGCTGGGAAGCTGCAAGGTAAGCCCAGTTAGGCATCAGTGAAATCCACTGAAGGGCCCGTTCTCTTAATAGTGTTTTTCAAACAGCCTCTCTGGCGGCTTTGTGAAATATGAGGGCAGCGTCTCCAACAGGAATCAAGTGGGTTTGCTGAGCGCCTCCCGCACATCCAGAGAGCCGGGTCTGCTTTCGGTTTCCTTTTGTCTGTAAAGAACGAGGCAACACCTATGGGTAACGATATTCTAAAAGTCTGTTACAGGTGATTTCTGCACGCTTTTAAAACTTCAAATGGTTTAAAATAAACGATTTTCTTGCCTTAAATTAGAACgaattggtttgtttgtttttttgggtccTGGGCGGTGATGCGCTCCTGTAATGAGTATTCTTCCTCTCAAGGCACGGACAGATTGGCGACGTCTCCTTTATTTCTTTCCCCAGGTTCACTGTCCATAGACAGGGGGTTTGTTAAGCAAGGTTGTCAATTTGGAAACAAATGAAACAAAAGCGTGTGGGAAAGCCGGATGTAACACCCCCTCATGTTTTCCTACTGTGTGAAAAATGATCCGCGCAACTTCCAGAAATGCTACGacaacaaataaatcaattacaaattcGAATTAAAACTGTAAACGTTTTTACACAGCATCACAAATCACTGggggtgtgtgtatctgtctttAGCAACCATTCATTTAATGATCTGCTTCTTTGTGCTAAAAACCCGTATGTTAGTGATGAGGGGACAGAGTAAGACTGTAACGCACAAACCCTCACTAAATTGTACTCATCTTCAGTCGTATCatttttatcaatgtatttaaATGGATTTCAATGGAGTTAAGTGCTGTGATGTTCCCACTACATCCCACAATGCCTCCTCTCCTGTAAGCATGAAACTCTATGTGGATCTCTAATGCTATGCACTTGTCTCCCAGCAGGAGTCACTGTGGATTAAGGCACCCTTTcagaaaaacatacatttatataaaaacacgcAACTCCTTACTAATGAGCAGATGAAAGTATCACAGCCTGGTACACTTACAGGGCCCTATTTCTGAAGCAAAGGCAAACGCTCTGCGAGAAATACAGATTGTAACGACATCAAACCAGCAAAGGCAAACGCTCTGCGAGAAATACAGATTGTAACGACATCAAACCAGCATAGGCAAACGCTCTGCGAGAAATACAGATTGTAACGACATCAAACCAGCATAGGCAAACGCTCTGCGTGAAATACAGATTGTAACGACATCAAACCAGCATAGGCAAACGCTCTGCGAGAAATACAGATTGTAACGAGATCAAACCAGCATCAAACGACGCATTAGTTTGGTGATCAGTTGCTTGTCAGTTTTATATCTTTAACACGAGTCTTTCCTCAGGAAGCACACAGCCACGACCGTGTGCTTTAATATGTACTGGCAGTCATGTCCTGCTTGTCGTTTTCATAGTAAATCATATTGCTTCATCGTTTAGCATTGTTTTATTACACGATATTAGATGTactgtgcattttttaaacagagaaatatatttttaaccctTCCCCCTGTTGAAACACGTCGGTCCTCTGGAAGCTGAAGGCAAGGAGCCCCTTTTAATGGGTTGCTGTGTGTCAGACCCGCTCCTTACAGAACAGTACTGCGTTGATACCTTTGCAATATCACTAATCGTTTCAGGGTTAGTGCGACTGTGCGTTACCTTTAGGTACCATAGCAGTGACTGCTTGAGGAGGATTAATGGTGCGCTTGAACTTCTTTCTTAATACCTGGTCCGACACAAACAGGACTGCTATTGCAAAGGAGTTTCATTTCAAACCTCCCGTTTCAACTGATGCGGAGAATGCATGTGAACCCATCTGATGAGAAGCACAGTCACCGATCACAGGAATTAAGATTTTATCAAATTAAAAACACGTCCGAATGGAAGCTTTGAAAAACAATGCTGATCTAGTAGCTGTGCACTTTAACCCGCAGCGCTTGTATATGGGGGACTGGAATTCTATAGGAATCTTTTTTTCCAGAGGAGATGTGTCTGTTAGGATAGTGTTTGTTatggaaactgtgtgtgtgtctgtctgtctgtgcgtctgtctgtctgtgcgtgtgtgtgtgtgtgtctgtccttgcgtgtgtctgtctgtgtgtgtgtctgtctgtgcgtgtgtgtgtgtgtgtctgtccttgcgtgtgtctgtctgtgtgtgtgtctgtctgtgcgtgtgtgtgtgtgtgtctgtccttgcgtgtctgtgtgcgtgtgtgtgtgcgtgctgtaaTTGCTATTTTAATGTACTAATAACAGATTGTATTTGTACAATGTGACCATTGCTTGTTCAGATATAGTCATTACCTACCCTCATGGCACtttatacacagtatttaaatgtaattaccgGTTACACCTGCAGAGGCAAAACATGCATttcagtttttgttgttgttgctgttatcTCCACATCTCTGTTTGCTCCTTAGAAACCTGAACTACATGTTTTGTCAGTGAGGCAACATTTTCAGGCAAGGCAAAGATGTATTAACTTCCTTTGTTGGGTTAAATGTACAGTTCATAGATCCTAATTCATTGACAAATCTAAACTGATCATTGGTCACATTGATGATACTCTGTTTTGATTGTAGGCTGTCTCACTGGAGCAGTGAAAAGTCACAGATAAGGGGGACCAGTCTGGTTGGTTAATGTGACATTACTATGAAATGCACAGTTCAGTAGGTGCCACGTGTTTGACTTTTCCGTTTATGTCTCTCCTTGCAGCAGTACCACCCAACGGACATCACAGGCCAGCTGAACCTCTCCGACCCGTCAGTCAGCACTGTGGTGTGAGAGCCCTGTCCTGGGAGTCTGCAGACACATCACTCACACTCCACGCtccacactcatacacacacactcacactccacACTCatacccacacactcacacagactcacactcacacccacacccacactcactcacactcacactgctcCACAGTGACTGGAAACCAGCAGCAACAAAGAGGAGCTTTATACAAACTGCTTCTATAATGCACTCAATGTTTTGCTAAAAGACGAGCTATTTTTGggaataattgttttaaaaaatgcaaaagctGCAGCATACTTGCACTCTTCACTTCACCTACACAAGTCCTTTGTCACCATCATAAAAACTTGAAATGGAAATGTGAGAAATACACGGGCTGAACTCTCCATACTGTTTAACTGCTGTGTTCTTAGGAGTGCAGATAATGCATCACAGCACTGTATTAGTATTCTGAATACAAGGCAGAGTAACAGAACAGCTCCTTATCTGCAGTGTGCCTCtcataacaaacacaaactacaatgattttttgtgaacattttagaaaaataCGCCTTTGTTTCATTGACAGCGTCACCAATTGAACATTGTGTCATGTAGGCAGGCTGAATAGGATGTCTTACcaatgtgtgtttgtatttctataaaTGAACCGTGATACAGTTTCATAGTGAATGTTTTCTTTTGGTTTCTGATGTGGTATAATATTGCTATAAAGACATAAGATGAAATGAGCATTGGAGTGAAATGGACATGGCCGGGTCTAGAGGGGGATATTAAAAAGGGAGACAGCAAGTCTGCCGTATATTTTGTTAATTCAGATCTATTTTTGCACAGTAAATGGTTAGTGCAATACCAAGCTTAGTGGCAGTTTACACTACAGGGGAGTAATAAGCACTTGATATGCTAGCAGGCTTGAACCCAGATCTTGGTACAGTAGTGTTTGCAGGCTTGAACCCAGATCTTGGTACAGTAGTGTTTGCAGGCTTGAACCCAGATcttggtacagtacagtgtttgcaGGCTTGAACCCAGATCTTGGTACAATACAGTGTTTGCAGGCTTGAACCCAGATcttggtacagtacagtgtttgcaGGCTTGAACCCAGATCTTGGTACAATACAGTGTTTGCAGGCTTGAACCCAGATcttggtacagtacagtgtttgtaGGCTTGAACCCAGATcttggtacagtacagtgtttgcaGGCTTGAACCCAGATCTTGGTACAGTAGTGTTTGCAGGCTTGAACCCAGATCTTGGTACAATACAGTGTTTGCAGGCTTGAACCCAGATcttggtacagtacagtgtttgtaGGCTTGAACCCAGATcttggtacagtacagtgtttgcaGGCTTGAACCCAGATCTTGGTACAGTAGTGTTTGCAGGCTTGAACCCAGATCTTGGTACAGTAGAGTTTGTTTCTGGGACACTCAGCTGTGTTTGATATGTTGTTCATTGTGCTGTGTAGCAGTAAACATACCGGCAGGAAAGCTTCAATAAGACACTGAAAAGTATTCCTGCGCTTGATGTTCATGAAGGTATGTAAATATGAAGTGCTGCGTTTCCATTTCAATGCGTTCTCTTGTGTATATATGAAGCCCTGTCTATACCATTACTGCAATTGGATTCTTATGCTAGTTAACTTCTACAGTATGTTCATGTATGATTGTACTGACACGCTATACTGTGTTTAATAGGCTTTCATCTGGATGTTTATATTAGATTTTCTGCACCATCAATGCTATATATCGCATCATTAAACTATAATGGAATTGCTTTGcctgttttaaagaaatattatgtatctctatataaatgtaaataatttgGATGTGCCATCCTTATGACCTGAAATAAATGTCCTCTGGGTATTAGGCGTTTGTGTTTTATTCTTCTCCACACTAGAATAAGGAGCCCTGGTTCTGCATCACAATTACGTCTGAGGGATCAGTCATTGTATTTCCAGTGTGGATCGCTGTGTTTGTCCTGGTTTCAAATGATGTGATAATATCAGAAAACGCATGTGGTGTTCCCCTCATCGTTCAGATTGGCAAGTACATTTCATCTTGTaactttattttcaaaaatactcTGAGAAAGACTTCAGGTCAAAACGTTTGCAAACAATTGTAACTATTACTATAACGTCCTGAAAGAAACTACTTCaatgtatatgttttattattagtaaaaAGTTAATGAACAAATAAAGACTTTACTACAAGTGTTGAAAAGcacaacatttaaaacaacattcTGTTTTCTGGAAATGTATTTTCTGAAACTTTTAAcctcaaacattttaaatacatttacgaTCAAGTTAAAAAGtgcagttttgtaaaacaacaatgcTCTACTGATCAGGGCTCTGCAACCTCTCACTGGAGTAATCTCTTCTCCCTCCCAAATAATTGTCTGTACcgtttcaatgaaatggtcattTCAGAGAGGAGCGACAGGAGATTCAGTTTTGTTTGCCCCTGACCCTGCTGAAGCCGGATCCTTTTCTTCCTAACGGGAGACGATGTTCTTGCTGTGCATCTTGGGTTTCCTGTGCCCTCTGCTCACCACTCGCCACTCAACATGACAAGCTAATCCAGGAGAGAAAGCAATCCCTGCAATAACAAGCCAAGAATCCTTGAAACTCAACTGGAAATAGGTACTTCAATGCCCTGTTTTACCCATTATTCTGGATTCGAACAACTGTCTCTGTGACCTTGAAAAATAGACCAACGTCACTCGTGTGAACTGGTTCCAGGTCCGGTTCAGACACGTTATCAGCATCAGTCAGGTGAACCAGCCTTGACTCTTTTAAGAGGTGTCCTGTTAATTGTGATTGAATGACACTCACACTTCATGAAGACAATACACATTCAGCCTATAGAACGAGGAGCAAAAGTACAGAAGACAGTGTGACACTTACCTGAACGAACACACAGGAAAAAGAGACACAAATACAATGTGGGACCCTAAAGCAATGCCAGAAGCAGCTGCAGTATTTACCTGGCGAGTGAGACGGGGCTGCAGGGCTTCAGGGCTGCTTGTATTTGATAAATTCCCCTTGCGAGTTGTCAGGGTGGTCCCAACTTGCTAGATCCTCATTGTTGAATAAACGATTCTCCAGCAGCTTGATTATAGTCAGATCAGCTGCATCAAACTCACTTTCCTTTGTGTCTGAAGGACATTGGACATTAGCAACCCCATTCTTTCAGTGACTGCAGATGCAAATGACTTGAACACTGAGCATGGCAGGAGTCAGGGAGGCTGTGTGCCCAAACTCCTGTATTAAGCACTGCTAGAAATTCCTTAAGAATTGGAATATACATTAGATACTCCCCTTACAATATTAAACACTACAGTGTCTGGGGAAATTATATAAGGATTTGCAAATCTGTATACAACTGCCCCCAAAATATGAATCATTTAAGTGAGGACTTACCTGAGCAGGACGGCAAACAGCCAGCTGCAGCATCACAAGCCGACGCCTGAGCACCACACACTGAGAAGAGGAAGAGGCTGCATTAGCACACAGTGTAAATGGATAATACTatgttaaagtgtgtgtgtgtgtgtgtgtgtgtgtgtgtgtgtgtcagggtctcTGTTTAAATGGATAATACTatgttaaagtgtgtgtgtgtgtgtgtcagggtctcTGTTTAAATGGATAATACTatgttaaagtgtgtgtgtgtgtgtgtgtgtgtgtgtgtgtcagggtctcTGTTTAAATGGATAATACTatgttaaagtgtgtgtgtgtgtgtgtgtgtgtgtgtgtgtcagggtctcTGTTTAAATGGATAATACTatgttaaagtgtgtgtgtgtgtgtgtgtgtcagggtctcTGTTTAAATGGATAATACTatgttaaagtgtgtgtgtgtgtgtgtgtgtgtgtcagggtctcTGTTTAAATGGATAATACTatgttaaagtgtgtgtgtgtgtgtgtcagggtctcTGTTTAAATGGATAATACTatgttaaagtgtgtgtgtgtgtgtgtcagggtctcTGTTTAAATGGATAATACTatgttaaagtgtgtgtgtgtgtgtgtcaaggtCTCTGTTTAAATGGATAATACTatgttaaagtgtgtgtgtgtgtgtgtgtgtcagggtctcTGTTTAAATGGATAATACTatgttaaagtgtgtgtgtgtgtgtgtgtgtcagggtctcTGTTTAAATGGATAATACTatgttaaagtgtgtgtgtgtgtgtgtgtgtgtgtgtcagggtctcTGTTTAAATGGATAATACTATGTTAAAGTGTGTGTCAGGGTCTCTCTACCTTGCTGAGCGCTCGTTTTGATTCCTGAATTACAGTCGCACTTCACAGGTTTGGTCCAAATCTCACACTTGCTGCCGCTGTAACCTGGAGAGCATTCTGAGGGAAACCACGCAATCACACATGGCAAATAAAGAGACTGTGACCCTCTACATACTGATACAAAATGACTGATCTGATCATGTAAGCTTTTTAAAgtgtacctgtctgtctgtctgtctgctaacCTGTTCTGGAATACACCATGGAACTGGCTTTTGGGACTATCTTGGCGCTGGCTGGGACTAGATAAAATAAGCTTTCTGATGGCACGACAGCGGCACATTGAGACTTGGTACTCTGACAGGCATCCTTAGCACTGGTTAGGTCTGACCTCTGTTCATAGCTGTATGGAGGGCTCTGTTCCAGGCCATATCCTGGCTTCTCTTCAAAAAAGTCTGCAGCTGAAGGAACAAAAATGGGAAGGGAATCATTTTCATAAATACATCACAGCCTGCAGATAGAAAAGAAAATGCAGCCATGGTCATTGTCTTCTGGGTTCAACATGCCATGTGTTCAGCAGAGACACACATTCACTCACTATTCTACCCACTCAGCTAAACCCACATCGTGCAGCATACGTTACAATTGGGCAAATGCATATATCTGTACTGAGATAAAAACTTGATcagcaataaaaacagtaaaagaaTTTGTCTAAAGTAAAATCCATATTGTTTTTCTTCAGCAATGTTGCTTTCAGTGTGCTCCAGTTTGTACCACTATCACACATAATGACAGGTTGAGCCGTGACAAAGCCAACCCTTCCCATTAGCCTGCCAGATACAATGGTGCTACATGCCATTTACATTACATACTGAGGGGTAGGTGGCTGGATTTCAAAATCAAACGAAAATGGAAAGACTTTTCTGCATACTCCTATTGCGTTTGCAGATGAAGAAGTTCTTCATCGCACAGTCATTGTCAGTAAGAAATCCGGTCCTTGTGTTGAACGAGACACAGTCCTTCAGCCCTCCCTTTACCTTGTCATCAAGAAAATACCTGCAGAGGGATAGAGAGTCCTGCAGACATTAACAGCTGAGCAGCACAAACCATCCACCACAATGATGGACTTCTATCTCTGAGCTGACCAGAACCACAGGCTCTGCTGGATTTCAACTCATTCACTTCCATGCATTTATTTATCTAAGATGTatactgctgttgttttatttattttacaaaactgaaatGCAACCACAAGTCACGGGAATTGTGGCAGTTTGGAAACTGAAGCAGCCTGCAAATTAGAGGTGATTTGTGACGGATCTGCGATGAATATAGTGAAAGTGTTGtgacttgtgtttgtttttaaatatacaagcACAAGAGCTCACGTTTTGAGAGAGGGGTCGAGTGTGGATCCTGCGGTCCACTGGAATAGCGACTCCTGAGACCGGTCGTTCAGTCCTGTCCAAAATGCTCCGAAGCCAGCAATAACTGGCATCAATTCCTGGAAAAGGAAAGACTTCATTATTCAATAtttcagaaataataaaaaataaaaagcaccagAGAGGGAGAAACGACAGGACAATTTCAGAATACAGCATCATTTCATAATACAGCATCATTTCATATTACAGTACCATTTCATATTACAGTACCATTTCATATTACAGCATCATTTCATATTACAGCTTAATTTCATATTACAGTTTCATTTCATATTACAGTTTCATTTCAGAATACAGTATCATTTCATATTGCAGCATCATTTCATAATACAACACCATTTCATATTACAGTTTCATTTCATAATACAGCACCATTTCATATTGCAGCATCATTTCATAATACAGCACCATTTCATATTACAGTACCATTTCATAATACAGCACCATTTCATATTACAGTTTCATTTCATATTACAGTACCATTTCATATTGCAGCATCATTTCATATTGCAGCATCATTTCATAATACAGCATCATTTCATAATACAGTTTCATTTCATAATACAGTATCATTTCATATTGCAGCATCATTTCATATTGCAGTACCATTTCATATTACAGCTTAATTTCATATTACAGTACCATTTTATATAGTTTCATTTCATATTACAGTTTCATTTCATATTGCAGTATCATTTCATATTGCAGTACCATTTCATATTACAGCATCATTTCATAATACAGCACCATTTCATATTGCAGCATCATTTCATATTGCAGTATCATTTCATATTGCAGTATCATTTCATATTACAGTTTCATTTCATATAACAGCACCATTTCATATTACAGTACCATTTCATATTTGCTCTCCAAGTACAGCAGGTCTGTCATCCAATACGATCTACAGATCGCTAGGGCCTCCTTCCAGGTTGTCATGGTGTTGACCTCAATATAATAGCAGCCCTCGTTCGTGTATTGCCAGCCAGGAAGGCAGGGATCTATAAAAACACACGGGGCACAGTAACAGTGCAACACACTATTGTACTGAAAAGGACGCACAGTGTAAAAAACAAAGTAGCTCCGAGTGGAAATCAGCAGTGGAATCAAGGTGGAAATGAAGACTATGTTAGCAACACGGGTCCATGTTTAGAAACACCGGACTGACACTTCCTGTTTAAATAGAAGCGCTGTCACCGAATCTTCTGTTGCGTGAAATCCAGACAGAGGGCAAAACCTATTTTTAAAAACCGTTACATTTAAAAATCAGCATGATTCTAATGTCACAATTTTACCAacgggtttttttttattttgaaaacaaaggTACTTAATAACTTTCTCCAAATTGAAACAAAAGCCAAACCTGTCAGCTGCGCTCACAGTACACTCTCACATAACTCTCTTGTGACCGGCTAATCCTTATTAAGGATATTATGAAATAATATAACAAGAATTCACACAATAACGTGACAATTACAcgtacattaataaatacaggaATGTCTTACTTGTGTAAGTCTGCGTGAAGTTGAACGGTAACATGACTAACAGTACccttactaaaaaaaaactacaacaaatgCTCATATCctatgttttctctctctctacatATGTATATAAAGTAAATGTTTGTAATCTTCCCGtttgtaaatataaaaataactgtCAAAAGGAAGCGTTATTTATGAGTCCTGCCGCTCTCGAATCGCTGTTCGGTCGAGTCACGTGAAGCGCCTTGTCCAGATATATCACGTGATTTCGTGTTCTGCAGTTACAGTTGCGGTTTCGTTGATTCAGCGTTGCGTGGAGGCTTCCCAGGTCTTAAGAATACATTTAACATCTTCCAGTAATTTTAAGAATTGTTTTAAACTGTGATATGCATCTacctattgtatttttttaaaatccattcttaaTAATCGTTTTGCTGTTGTAGATTTGATATAGCCTCAGTCATTTACAGTGTCACAGTGCGTTCAATATGCAATATACATCCTGTGGGGATCACAGGATCCCTCCCTCACTAATCTTTCTGTGCTGCCATCAGTTCTGTACCAGAACATCGTGCCAGGGCCAAACACGCTGGTCGCTCGTGGTACAAACGGAACTGCCCTATAGCACACTTGGAAAGATCCTGTAAAatatgtaatatctgtataatgtgaaataatgtataatgtgatatcttgtaacagttgtaagtcgctctggataagggcgtctgctaagaaataaataataataatcctacggGACACATACAACTTCTATTACATGCCGTTAGAGCGTTGATCCCCCTGCAGAGCTAAAAATGGGTGTGTGGAGTGGTGGGGGAGGGAGCAATCACAGCTGAGCGCTGTGTGGAGCTGAAATAAAAACCTGGCAGCCACGCTGTAAACACGTCAGTGCTGCCCCGTGCACCTGTTGTGTACAACTCCCAGCCCCACAGGACCACAGGGGCCAGGAATGAATACAATAGAAATGGGGTTTATCAGCCTGCACTCAAATCACAGGCCAGCCGAGCGAGGAATGAATACAATAGAAATGGGGGTTATCAGCCTGCACTCAAATCATAGGCCAGCCGAGCGAGGAATGAATACAATAGAAATGGGGTTTATCAGCCTGCACTCAAATCACAGGAGCACAGGGGCCAGGAATGAATACAATAGAAATGGGGTTTATCAGCCTGCACTCAAATCACAGGCCAGCAGAGCGAGGAATGAATACAATAGAAATTAGGTTTATCAGCCTGCACTCAAATCACAGGACCACAGGGGTCAGGAATGAATACAATAGAAATGGGGTTTATCAGCCTGCACTCAAATCACAGGCCAGCCGAGCGAGGAATGAATACAATAGAAATGGGGTTTATCAGCCTGCACTCAAATCACAGGAGCACAGGGGCCAGGAATGAATACAATAGAAATGGGGTTTATCAGCCTGCACTCAAATCACAGGAGCACAGGGGCCAGGAATGAATACAATAGAAATGGGGTTTATCAGCCTGCACTCAAATCACAGGCCAGCAGAGCCAGTGGGGACCCATGGACCTCAAGGTTTTGTGCACCATATTCAGCTGTGAGAATATGATCAGAATAAAAATGTATGAGGGACAGTCACTGCTTTTCATGTAAATAAATACTGGCTATGCACAGAGTGCAGCCAAACACCAAATGTAGCAAAACTTGTTTCATTTTCAAAAGCCAAGTCTCATAGTTGAAACCTTGGTTGCAGAACAGCAGAAGTTACCGTATCTTACGAATCTGAATGTCAGCTTACAGAAAGGATCTGTTTGACTTGTATCTGTTTTACATCTGGATGTATATAGGTGATTGTGTTTCTCACATACACAGTCACAGTCATGTAAGAAGGTCAGAGGTATAGATACACATGATAGTGCTGTCAAGTGCTCTGACACAGAGGTGGAGCCATAATGTCAGTAACAGGGTGACCATGGTAAAGCTATGGTTACCCGTGAACTATTGGGAAATAGACACTGTCTCATCTTACTCTGGCTCCCTTTATTAGTGCTCCTGATCAGAGCATGCATTCAAAATGCACCTTGATCTTTCCCAAC
This portion of the Acipenser ruthenus chromosome 31, fAciRut3.2 maternal haplotype, whole genome shotgun sequence genome encodes:
- the LOC117966176 gene encoding uncharacterized protein LOC117966176 isoform X2, with amino-acid sequence MTTWKEALAICRSYWMTDLLYLESKYEMELMPVIAGFGAFWTGLNDRSQESLFQWTAGSTLDPSLKTYFLDDKVKGGLKDCVSFNTRTGFLTDNDCAMKNFFICKRNRTADFFEEKPGYGLEQSPPYSYEQRSDLTSAKDACQSTKSQCAAVVPSESLFYLVPASAKIVPKASSMVYSRTECSPGYSGSKCEIWTKPVKCDCNSGIKTSAQQVCGAQASACDAAAGCLPSCSDTKESEFDAADLTIIKLLENRLFNNEDLASWDHPDNSQGEFIKYKQP
- the LOC117966176 gene encoding uncharacterized protein LOC117966176 isoform X3 codes for the protein MPVIAGFGAFWTGLNDRSQESLFQWTAGSTLDPSLKTYFLDDKVKGGLKDCVSFNTRTGFLTDNDCAMKNFFICKRNRTADFFEEKPGYGLEQSPPYSYEQRSDLTSAKDACQSTKSQCAAVVPSESLFYLVPASAKIVPKASSMVYSRTECSPGYSGSKCEIWTKPVKCDCNSGIKTSAQQVCGAQASACDAAAGCLPSCSDTKESEFDAADLTIIKLLENRLFNNEDLASWDHPDNSQGEFIKYKQP
- the LOC117966176 gene encoding uncharacterized protein LOC117966176 isoform X1 — protein: MSICCSFFLVRVLLVMLPFNFTQTYTNPCLPGWQYTNEGCYYIEVNTMTTWKEALAICRSYWMTDLLYLESKYEMELMPVIAGFGAFWTGLNDRSQESLFQWTAGSTLDPSLKTYFLDDKVKGGLKDCVSFNTRTGFLTDNDCAMKNFFICKRNRTADFFEEKPGYGLEQSPPYSYEQRSDLTSAKDACQSTKSQCAAVVPSESLFYLVPASAKIVPKASSMVYSRTECSPGYSGSKCEIWTKPVKCDCNSGIKTSAQQVCGAQASACDAAAGCLPSCSDTKESEFDAADLTIIKLLENRLFNNEDLASWDHPDNSQGEFIKYKQP